A window of Pseudochaenichthys georgianus chromosome 11, fPseGeo1.2, whole genome shotgun sequence genomic DNA:
TTAACCCTTTGCTGACAAAGTCTCTGTGTTGCAGAGGTGGCTGTGAGTTTGCTACAGGAGAATTACTTGCTTCCAATTCCATTCAGCTTCATGGCTGTATTAAAGTAAGGAATACAAAGACATGATGATTCTTTTTACATGCGCATAGTTTCCATTGTTTCACATTTCAAGATCAGTTGTTCACCAATACTATTTGCTTGTCTGTGTCCTAGGTGTAAAGCTCTTGATGACGTCCTGCCTGCCCTTCTCCTTTACCTGTCCTGTTTCTTTGAACACAAGTCTCTGGAGGATACGCCCAAATCTTCAATGGCGTACGTGTGACAATAAATGGTCTATTTCTTACATTGCCATCATGTGTCCTATGACTGGTGTTTATTGCCTGTATTGTAATGTTTGTCTTACCAGTCTGTATATGTGTGTTTTTCCTTTCTTTATCAACCAGTGCCTGTGAGCTATCtttctttatatatattttcaatTTTCTTTTGTATCTGTCCTGAATGTTTACACCCTCACTCCCTTTCTCAACAATCTGCCAGTGTAGACCTCATCACAGAGCACAAGACGATGGCAGAGGCTTTTGCCAAAAAGGAAATGGCACAAAAGAAGCTGGCTGTCTGCTACTTCAGCCTAATGATGGACCTGGAGATGGAACGGCATCAACACACAGCATATCAAAAGTGAGTATTTGTTTGTAACTATTCCCATTGCAATGTTTTCACTCGGTTGTATTGACACCTTCTGGGTACCAATGCATAGCCGAAGGAAACTGAGAAGCTCTGCTAAAGCTACCGGTCTGATGTTGCattgctgcttttataaattgcaaaaatataaaatatagtcACATAATcatgcaaaacaaaaaatgtgaaACCAGATATGAGACCCAGTGCCCCCAGAACATCATATCAACCACAACAAAAGTGAAACAATCACAGCTCACCACAACATACCAAGCTCTGCTGTGTTTCTGCAGGGGCCGGATGTTATCAAACAGCACAGACTGGCTGCTGCATGCGGTAAGTGCATAAGAATCCAACAATGCGCAGGAAATGTACGAAATGAATCAGAATCTCAATAGATGGATACAATACTTTATTTGTATCCCAGGGGGGTTGCTCCATTTTAGaattgaataaaataaaatattgatattaacctaagaagttaaagtaaaaatatgCACAGGGTATGATATGTAACGATAAATGTTTAAAATATGTGTATCGATATCAATAAAGGTATTAATGCTGAATTGCTCAGTTAAAGAGGGAAATATGAAACTGGAATTAATCCATTTCCAAcccctcaaataaaaaaattaaaacgtAATGCCAGGATAAATCTGACTTGTAACTGACCTGAAATCTCTTCCCCAAAAAACATCTGAAACTGTATTGCCTCATGTGTGCAGGGAAATAAATGAAGCCTTCAGCTCGAGAGCGTGAAGGCCGGCTCACCATCTGTGAATACAGACGGCAGTGAGCAGAACAGACAGACATTGAGTGCCGGTTCTGCCTGCTAGCCTTAATGAATTAGTTAGTGGGAGGAGATGTTGACTCAACACAGGTGCTTTGCTTTGACAGGCTCTCTACTGTAGCCAGGTGGGTGGACAGGGAGGGACATATCAAACAAACACCAGCAGCCAACAGCTTAATGCCTGCTCTGTATGTGACCCCTTTTTCAGGCAGAAAATCTGTTGTGACctttttaaaataccatcttatACGTGGCGAAAAAAGGCCGTTGAAATGGCCTGATTGTCTAACTATTGGGTTAaggactacatttatttgagtgtagAACTCCTCATCTTTccccctctcttcccctccCCCTTTGTTTTTAGTGCTTGTACAGCTTCTTCTGTTATGCAGCCTGGGTGACGTTTGGCAGGAAGGACCTGAGGGACATCCAAGAGGAGGTGGGGCGTCTTCTGTACTCTGACACCTTTAACATGGCAGTGAGAAACAGGACTGATGGGGACTCAGGGACGACCTTCACTGCTGTTAATGGTTCAGTGAAGACGGGAGCAGCTGACCCCGAGGAGACGGAATGGAATAGCTCATTTAAGCACAGGTGTGTTAAAGCCACGGGAAGGTTGAGTCAAGGAAAGGTGGCACACGGTGGGGTTTTATGGCTTTTCTGTTGCTGACAACTCCTGCCTGCTGCTGCCAATAACATTACTGATGAGAGTGGTGAAGCAACAGAGTTTCAGCCCTGAGAACCAGATCAATAAGCTAAACAAAGATATGAAGCTCTGTAGAGCTGAAGGCGACTGGAGAGTGACAGCATGCCTTTTACTTATAGTATTACATCATAGTTATTGTAGTATACATGTTTCATATTTTAGTACAATGTGCACACTTCTAATTTAACTGCACATTTTATTAAACATTTTACTTCAACTTCTTAACTTCTTATgtttgtaaatatatatatacatatatttatatataaataatatttgtattgcatttCATATTGTATTCATTTACTTTatgttaatacaaataattgtatttattatttattcgtCTAATCTTTGTTATTGCATTTCATATTTTATtcaatttatttataataatatttgtattttatatttatttatctttGATTTTAAACTGGAGACACTGTAATGATCCTGATTTCCCCCAGGATAATTCAAGTATTCAGATTATGATTCTGGTTCTGATATTCATATACTGTAGAAGTAAACATGTCATCCATTgttgatataaatatatatatagtagaTGTGATAACGAATATAATGTATTGTCTAATCACCAATTTGTGTAACCAGTCCAGCAGACATTCAACATTTCATGGATTAGATAACTTCATGGCTCAGGCAGTGAAGTTGTCTTTGTCTGATGGATGTCATGTCAAAACCTCCAGCTGGAACATGATGATTGATGTAAGCTTTGTCCGATAGGAGGGAAGGTCTGACAGCCTGTTTTATGTTGCTGCTGTTTCTGAAACCAGATTGACAGCAGTGTAAGCTGTCAGAGCTCTCTCCTGCTGTCAGGTCGAGACCAAACAATCTGACGTTTGAAGCTCGCTCTCACCCTGAGGGTGGCTGTACACAAAGGATTTTGGAGCAGAATCAGCAATGCTTCCAGCTATGTtgcagaaataaaaaaaatatggtctaaaaaaaacattacactaTATATGTTTTGTGTTTGCACCTGGATTTTGAGAATGTGGCTCCCATTATAGCTTTCCTGGTTGTTTAGTCTTGGATATTTGCTTAACCATGAGTACTAAGGGTATGTATGACACAATGGAATACATGGAGAGTTTCTTCTTTTTAAAATGCTTATACAGCTGGCTGGGTGTAAATGAACTACTATACAGATGGATCTTTAGTTGCTTTTTAATGGTGTTGAAGAAGTtttctgaatatatcttgttcaCATTATGCATGTTTCCATTGAGTATTTATATATTCTTGATCTGACTTCCCCCCCCAGAATGCCTCAGAGACGTCCCTCCCTCAGCAGTATAGTTAATCAGCGATCCCCACTGATGATGTCTCTGCTGCCCTCGCCCAAAGAGCTCTCCCCCCATCTGTTCCTCGGCAACCAGGCCGGGGGACAGAGCCCGCTGCAGGCCGGCCCCTGTGACACT
This region includes:
- the LOC117455290 gene encoding LOW QUALITY PROTEIN: protein phosphatase 1 regulatory subunit 36 (The sequence of the model RefSeq protein was modified relative to this genomic sequence to represent the inferred CDS: inserted 1 base in 1 codon) — protein: MSKHSEELQHPSGRWVWRDESRTVEFVSPAEECVLRKRRQTNVNFKELQQRAEWLAEICTLNHRGRQSIRKSLRPAHLHAYRSSVMRRRGDCITTDDVKQVAVSLLQENYLLPIPFSFMAVLKCKALDDVLPALLLYLSCFFEHKSLEDTPKSSMAVDLITEHKTMAEAFAKKEMAQKKLAVCYFSLMMDLEMERHQHTAYQKGRMLSNSTDWLLHACLYSFFCYAAWVTFGRKDLRDIQEEVGRLLYSDTFNMAVRNRTDGDSGTTFTAVNGSVKTGAADPEETEWNSSFKHRMPQRRPSLSSIVNQRSPLMMSLLPSPKELSPHLFLGNQAGGQSPLQAGPCDTKVLMEELNQQLVTLSFGILGKPLMQFSRSTLTPYGEQENNKDEDYSHEPESDVSNNSEDHPGVHVGGSRSXLMEAKSTGRVRYGSSPRSHTRRSAATVSGTDSHTE